The Marinilongibacter aquaticus genome has a window encoding:
- a CDS encoding patatin-like phospholipase family protein, giving the protein MKALILGGGSLKGAWQAGAIQAVLETGFKPDMIYGISAGALNAGYIVNESGKQWEQNQHIDWELINKKLINFWLEHITKPSDIGKLKSRWMLGMETLLSRFDGLLDVEGLHNLFKRELRIEYIVQSPVRIKVGAVNVHTGEMYYASPNDAYFVDYILASSSIPIMMPTVQIGGDHRKAFLDGGLREVVPIKKAIEDGATEIYAIATHPKHRQMKSINNRSFFGLIERIKDISVNQFENNDIEWAENYNENLMSIAGFTLNRKISLHIIRPTEPLQIKLTNFNTKDVREMIMNGYEYAYNMLRSK; this is encoded by the coding sequence ATGAAAGCTTTAATACTCGGTGGAGGTTCTTTAAAGGGGGCCTGGCAGGCCGGTGCCATTCAGGCTGTACTCGAAACTGGCTTCAAACCCGATATGATTTACGGTATTTCTGCAGGTGCATTGAATGCCGGATACATTGTCAACGAGTCGGGTAAACAGTGGGAGCAAAACCAACACATCGACTGGGAGCTCATCAATAAAAAACTGATCAACTTTTGGTTGGAGCACATCACCAAACCCAGCGACATTGGCAAGCTGAAATCGCGGTGGATGCTGGGCATGGAGACCCTATTGAGCCGTTTCGATGGTCTTTTGGATGTGGAAGGCTTGCACAACCTTTTCAAAAGAGAATTGCGTATAGAGTACATTGTGCAAAGTCCGGTAAGGATAAAGGTGGGGGCCGTGAATGTGCACACCGGCGAAATGTATTATGCCAGCCCCAACGACGCCTATTTTGTGGATTATATATTGGCCAGCAGCTCCATTCCCATTATGATGCCCACCGTGCAAATTGGAGGAGATCACCGTAAGGCCTTTCTGGATGGCGGCCTGCGGGAAGTTGTGCCGATAAAAAAGGCTATTGAAGACGGGGCCACCGAAATCTACGCCATTGCTACACATCCCAAACACCGACAGATGAAGTCGATAAACAACCGCTCTTTTTTCGGGCTTATCGAAAGAATTAAGGACATTTCTGTCAATCAATTTGAAAACAATGACATCGAATGGGCAGAGAATTACAATGAAAATCTGATGTCGATTGCGGGCTTTACACTGAACCGTAAAATCTCTTTGCATATCATTCGACCAACCGAACCTCTTCAGATCAAACTGACGAATTTCAACACAAAAGACGTGCGGGAAATGATTATGAATGGCTACGAATACGCCTACAATATGTTGCGTTCAAAATAG